Proteins co-encoded in one Zonotrichia albicollis isolate bZonAlb1 chromosome 30, bZonAlb1.hap1, whole genome shotgun sequence genomic window:
- the LOC141725616 gene encoding olfactory receptor 14J1-like: protein MCYDRYVSICKPLHYGTLLGSRACAHMAAAAWASAFLNALLHTANTFSLPLCHGNVLGQFFCEIPQILKLFCSKSYLRELGLLVFSVSLGCGCFVFIVFSYVQIFRIVLRIPSEQGRHKAFSTCLPHLAVLSLFISTAAFAYLKPPSISSPSLDLALSVLYSVVPPALNPLIYSLRNQELKAALWTLIIG from the coding sequence atgtgctacgaccgctatgtgtccatctgcaaacccctgcactatgggaccctcctgggcagcagagcttgtgcccacatggcagcagctgcctgggccagtgcctttctcaatgctctgctgcacacagccaatacattttccctgcccctgtgccatggcaatgtcctcggccagttcttctgtgaaatcccacagatcctcaagctcttctgctccaaatcctacctcagggaacttgggcttcttgtgttttcagtttctttaggttgtggttgttttgtgttcattgttttctcttacgtgcagatcttcaggattgtgctgaggatcccttctgagcagggacggcacaaggccttttccacctgcctccctcacctggctgtgctctccctgtttatcagcactgcagcatttgcctacctgaagcccccctccatctcctccccatccctggatctggccctgtcagttctgtactcagtggtgcctccagccctgaaccccctcatctacagcctgaggaaccaggagctcaaggctgcattGTGGACACTGATCATTGGATGA